The following are encoded in a window of Oncorhynchus mykiss isolate Arlee chromosome 11, USDA_OmykA_1.1, whole genome shotgun sequence genomic DNA:
- the LOC110536244 gene encoding AP-3 complex subunit mu-2 isoform X2 has product MIHSLFLVNSSGDIFLEKHWKSVVSRSVCDYFFEAQERASEPENVPPVIPTPHHYLISVLRHRIYFVAVIQSEVPPLFVIEFLHRVVDTFQDYFGVCTEAAIKDNVVVVYELLEEMLDNGFPLATESNILKELIKPPTILRTVVNTITGSTNVGEQLPTGQLSVVPWRRTGVKYTNNEAYFDVVEEIDAIIDKSGSTITAEIQGVIDACVKLTGMPDLTLSFMNPRLLDDVSFHPCVRFKRWEAERILSFIPPDGNFRLLSYHVSCQNLVAIPVYVKHNITFREGSSQGRFELTLGPKQTMGKGLEAVLISSQLPRGVLNTNLNPSQGTYNFDPVTKLLSWDVGKINPQKLPSLKGSMSLQAGASKPDENPTINIQFKIQQSALSGLKVNRLDMYGEKYKPFKGIKYMTKAGKFQVRT; this is encoded by the exons ATGATCCACAGCCTGTTCCTCGTGAATTCCTCCGGGGACATTTTCCTGGAGAAACACTGGAAGAGCGTTGTGAGCCGCTCCGTGTGCGACTACTTCTTCGAGGCGCAAGAGCGCGCCAGTGAGCCGGAGAATGTGCCCCCGGTAATCCCGACCCCCCACCACTACCTCATCAGCGTCCTCAGGCACCGCATCTACTTTGTGGCGGTCATCCAGAGCGAGGTGCCGCCGCTCTTTGTCATCGAGTTCCTACACAGGGTAGTTGATACATTCCAG GACTATTTTGGGGTGTGCACAGAGGCAGCGATCAAGGACAATGTGGTGGTAGTATATGAGCTGCTAGAAGAGATGCTGGACAATGGCTTCCCCCTGGCCACAGAGTCCAACATCCTCAAAGAGCTCATCAAGCCACCCACCATCCTGCGCACAGTGGTTAACACCATCACAG GCAGCACCAATGTAGGGGAGCAGCTCCCTACTGGACAGTTGTCTGTAGTGCCATGGCGACGCACTGGAGTCAAGTATACCAACAATGAGGCCTATTTTGATGTAGTGGAGGAGATTGATGCCATCATTGATAAATCAG GCTCCACTATCACAGCAGAGATCCAGGGGGTGATTGATGCCTGTGTGAAACTAACAGGCATGCCTGACCTCACTCTCTCGTTCATg AACCCTCGTCTGCTAGATGATGTGAGCTTCCACCCGTGTGTGAGGTTCAAGCGCTGGGAAGCTGAGAGGATCCTCTCCTTTATCCCCCCAGACGGAAACTTCCGGCTGCTCTCCTATCACGTCAGCTGCCAGAA TCTGGTGGCCATCCCGGTGTACGTCAAGCACAACATCACGTTTAGGGAGGGTAGTTCTCAGGGCCGCTTTGAGCTGACCCTGGGCCCCAAGCAGACCATGGGGAAGGGGTTAGAGGCTGTTCTAATCAGCAGCCAGCTACCCAGAGGAGTCCTCAACACCAACCTCAACCCCTCCCAGGGGACATACAACTTCGACCCTGTCACTAAG CTCTTGTCATGGGACGTGGGTAAAATCAACCCTCAGAAGCTGCCTAGTCTAAAGGGCTCTATGAGCCTGCAGGCAGGGGCCTCCAAGCCAGACGAGAACCCCACCATCAACATCCAGTTCAAGATCCAACAGTCGGCCCTTTCAG GACTGAAGGTGAATCGGTTGGATATGTACGGGGAGAAATACAAACCATTCAAAGGCATCAAGTACATGACCAAGGCCGGCAAATTCCAGGTGCGGACATAG
- the LOC110536244 gene encoding AP-3 complex subunit mu-2 isoform X1 translates to MQFPAKMIHSLFLVNSSGDIFLEKHWKSVVSRSVCDYFFEAQERASEPENVPPVIPTPHHYLISVLRHRIYFVAVIQSEVPPLFVIEFLHRVVDTFQDYFGVCTEAAIKDNVVVVYELLEEMLDNGFPLATESNILKELIKPPTILRTVVNTITGSTNVGEQLPTGQLSVVPWRRTGVKYTNNEAYFDVVEEIDAIIDKSGSTITAEIQGVIDACVKLTGMPDLTLSFMNPRLLDDVSFHPCVRFKRWEAERILSFIPPDGNFRLLSYHVSCQNLVAIPVYVKHNITFREGSSQGRFELTLGPKQTMGKGLEAVLISSQLPRGVLNTNLNPSQGTYNFDPVTKLLSWDVGKINPQKLPSLKGSMSLQAGASKPDENPTINIQFKIQQSALSGLKVNRLDMYGEKYKPFKGIKYMTKAGKFQVRT, encoded by the exons ATGCAG TTTCCAGCCAAAATGATCCACAGCCTGTTCCTCGTGAATTCCTCCGGGGACATTTTCCTGGAGAAACACTGGAAGAGCGTTGTGAGCCGCTCCGTGTGCGACTACTTCTTCGAGGCGCAAGAGCGCGCCAGTGAGCCGGAGAATGTGCCCCCGGTAATCCCGACCCCCCACCACTACCTCATCAGCGTCCTCAGGCACCGCATCTACTTTGTGGCGGTCATCCAGAGCGAGGTGCCGCCGCTCTTTGTCATCGAGTTCCTACACAGGGTAGTTGATACATTCCAG GACTATTTTGGGGTGTGCACAGAGGCAGCGATCAAGGACAATGTGGTGGTAGTATATGAGCTGCTAGAAGAGATGCTGGACAATGGCTTCCCCCTGGCCACAGAGTCCAACATCCTCAAAGAGCTCATCAAGCCACCCACCATCCTGCGCACAGTGGTTAACACCATCACAG GCAGCACCAATGTAGGGGAGCAGCTCCCTACTGGACAGTTGTCTGTAGTGCCATGGCGACGCACTGGAGTCAAGTATACCAACAATGAGGCCTATTTTGATGTAGTGGAGGAGATTGATGCCATCATTGATAAATCAG GCTCCACTATCACAGCAGAGATCCAGGGGGTGATTGATGCCTGTGTGAAACTAACAGGCATGCCTGACCTCACTCTCTCGTTCATg AACCCTCGTCTGCTAGATGATGTGAGCTTCCACCCGTGTGTGAGGTTCAAGCGCTGGGAAGCTGAGAGGATCCTCTCCTTTATCCCCCCAGACGGAAACTTCCGGCTGCTCTCCTATCACGTCAGCTGCCAGAA TCTGGTGGCCATCCCGGTGTACGTCAAGCACAACATCACGTTTAGGGAGGGTAGTTCTCAGGGCCGCTTTGAGCTGACCCTGGGCCCCAAGCAGACCATGGGGAAGGGGTTAGAGGCTGTTCTAATCAGCAGCCAGCTACCCAGAGGAGTCCTCAACACCAACCTCAACCCCTCCCAGGGGACATACAACTTCGACCCTGTCACTAAG CTCTTGTCATGGGACGTGGGTAAAATCAACCCTCAGAAGCTGCCTAGTCTAAAGGGCTCTATGAGCCTGCAGGCAGGGGCCTCCAAGCCAGACGAGAACCCCACCATCAACATCCAGTTCAAGATCCAACAGTCGGCCCTTTCAG GACTGAAGGTGAATCGGTTGGATATGTACGGGGAGAAATACAAACCATTCAAAGGCATCAAGTACATGACCAAGGCCGGCAAATTCCAGGTGCGGACATAG